From Ailuropoda melanoleuca isolate Jingjing chromosome 8, ASM200744v2, whole genome shotgun sequence, a single genomic window includes:
- the IER5 gene encoding immediate early response gene 5 protein: MEFKLEAHRIVSISLGKIYNSRVQRGGIKLHKNLLVSLVLRSARQVYLSDPCPSLYLAGPAGSRGAAGVGGGPAGGPAPGSSPLKKPRRNSEEQPGGAAAAEEEMETGNVANLISIFGSSFSGLLRKSPGGGREEAEGEESGPEAAEPGQICCDKPVLRDINPWSTAIVAF; the protein is encoded by the exons ATGGAGTTCAAGCTGGAGGCTCACCGCATCGTCAGCATCTCCCTGGGCAAGATCTACAACTCGCGGGTCCAGCGCGGCGGCATCAAACTGCACAAGAACCTGCTGGTCTCGCTGGTGCTGCGCAGCGCCCGCCAGGTCTATCTGAGTGACCCGTGCCCGAGCCTCTACCTGGCCGGTCCCGCGGGGAgc CGCGGCGCGGCGGGCGTGGGTGGCGGCCCCGCGGGCGGCCCGGCGCCCGGCTCGAGCCCGCTGAAGAAGCCCCGCCGGAACTCAGAGGAGCAGCCgggcggggcggcggcggcggaggaggAGATGGAGACCGGTAACGTGGCTAACCTCATTAGCATCTTCGGTTCCAGCTTCTCGGGACTGTTGCGGAAAAGCCCCGGGGGCGGCCGGGAGGAAGCCGAGGGAGAGGAGAGCGGTCCGGAAGCCGCGGAGCCCGGGCAGATCTGCTGCGATAAGCCGGTGCTGAGAGACATTAACCCTTGGAGCACAGCCATCGTGGCCTTCTGA